In the Sphingomonas sp. LM7 genome, one interval contains:
- the tldD gene encoding metalloprotease TldD, with translation MSIPSDPRAFLYRELDPETATRLTADALASAEDGELYLQYRKSEAFGFDDGRLKTASFDTQSGFGLRAVSGETTAFAHANEISPAAIRRAAETMALIEPGKAGKAPPPQGNNRHLYTDNDPLDLVPFADKVNLCQTIDAAARARDPRIVQVSVGLTGSWGVVEIVRPDGFIATDVRPLVRLNVSIVVEQNGRRETGSFGTGGRTLYDRLFQPETWNRAIDEALAQALVNLDAEDAPAGDMTVLCGPGWPGVLLHEAVGHGLEGDFNRKGTSAFSGRIGERVAAPGVTVVDDGSITDRRGSLSIDDEGTPTRETVLIEDGILKGYMQDRLNARLMGVEPTGNGRRESFQHAPMPRMTNTFMKDGEDDPAELLSRVKKGIYAKSFGGGQVDIVSGKFVFSCTEAYRIENGKLGRPIKGATLIGDGPTVLNRVTGIGNDFALDEGVGMCGKGGQSVPAGVGQPTLLVEGLTVGGTAA, from the coding sequence ATGTCGATTCCCTCCGATCCCCGCGCGTTCCTGTATCGCGAGCTTGATCCCGAAACCGCGACGCGGCTGACCGCCGACGCGCTCGCGAGCGCCGAGGACGGCGAGCTCTATCTCCAATATCGCAAGTCGGAAGCATTCGGCTTCGACGACGGGCGGTTGAAGACCGCGTCGTTCGACACCCAATCGGGGTTCGGCCTGCGCGCGGTATCGGGCGAGACCACGGCATTCGCGCACGCCAACGAGATCAGTCCGGCGGCGATCCGCCGCGCGGCCGAGACGATGGCGCTGATCGAGCCGGGCAAGGCCGGCAAGGCACCGCCGCCCCAGGGCAACAACCGCCATCTCTATACCGACAATGATCCGCTCGATCTGGTGCCCTTCGCCGACAAGGTGAACCTCTGCCAGACGATCGACGCCGCGGCGCGGGCGCGCGATCCGCGCATCGTCCAGGTCTCGGTGGGGCTCACCGGATCATGGGGCGTGGTCGAGATCGTCCGCCCCGATGGCTTCATCGCCACCGATGTCCGCCCGCTCGTCCGGCTCAATGTGTCGATCGTGGTCGAGCAGAATGGACGCCGCGAGACCGGCAGCTTCGGCACCGGCGGGCGGACGCTCTACGATCGGCTGTTCCAGCCCGAGACGTGGAACCGCGCGATCGACGAGGCGCTGGCGCAGGCTCTGGTCAATCTCGACGCCGAGGATGCGCCCGCGGGCGACATGACCGTATTGTGCGGCCCCGGCTGGCCGGGCGTGCTGCTCCATGAAGCAGTGGGCCATGGGCTCGAAGGCGACTTCAACCGCAAGGGCACCAGCGCTTTCTCCGGCCGCATCGGCGAGCGGGTCGCCGCACCCGGCGTCACTGTGGTCGATGACGGATCGATCACCGATCGCCGCGGGTCGCTGTCGATCGACGACGAAGGCACGCCGACGCGCGAGACGGTGCTGATCGAGGACGGCATCCTCAAGGGCTATATGCAGGACCGGCTGAATGCGCGGCTGATGGGCGTCGAGCCGACCGGCAACGGCCGCCGCGAATCGTTCCAGCATGCGCCGATGCCGCGGATGACCAATACCTTCATGAAGGACGGCGAGGACGATCCCGCCGAGCTGCTGTCGCGCGTGAAGAAGGGCATCTACGCCAAGAGCTTCGGCGGCGGGCAGGTCGACATCGTCTCGGGCAAGTTCGTGTTTTCGTGCACCGAGGCGTACCGGATCGAGAACGGCAAGCTCGGCCGCCCGATCAAGGGCGCGACCCTGATCGGCGACGGCCCGACGGTGCTCAACCGGGTTACCGGGATCGGCAACGACTTCGCGCTCGACGAAGGCGTCGGCATGTGCGGCAAGGGCGGGCAGAGCGTGCCGGCCGGCGTGGGGCAGCCGACGTTGCTGGTCGAGGGGCTGACCGTGGGTGGCACCGCGGCCTGA
- a CDS encoding zinc-finger domain-containing protein, with protein sequence MTAPLPETIRTSHARVACDGSGPGVPAALGHPRVFLQIDEHGYVDCGYCDRRFILIGGPADGADQSQLPDHPAGASI encoded by the coding sequence ATGACTGCGCCCCTGCCCGAGACGATCCGTACCAGCCATGCCCGCGTCGCCTGCGACGGCAGCGGCCCCGGCGTGCCCGCCGCTTTGGGCCATCCGCGCGTGTTCCTGCAGATCGACGAGCATGGCTATGTCGATTGCGGCTATTGCGACCGGCGCTTTATCCTGATCGGCGGACCTGCCGACGGTGCCGACCAGTCGCAATTGCCCGACCATCCGGCTGGCGCCAGCATCTGA
- a CDS encoding ABC transporter ATP-binding protein: MTQAAIEIDNLCKTYTGGKRALDGVSFEVPRGQIFGLLGPNGAGKSTLINILAGLVNKTEGRATIWGFDIDAHPRNAKASIGIVNQEITFDPFFTPRETLEIQAGLYGVPKAQRDPMGLLRAVHLEDKANAYSRTLSGGMKRRLMVAKAMVHSPPVLVLDEPTAGVDVELRQQLWAYVKQLNARGITVVLTTHYLEEAEQLCDRIAIINHGKLIANKPTRELVGMAQEKVVEVTVDRDVPVLPENACFQKIELKAERTLVITYRKDQANAGEVLGAVQGGGYGIVDVSTREADLEDVFLNLTRANG, translated from the coding sequence ATGACTCAGGCCGCGATCGAGATCGACAATCTCTGCAAGACCTACACCGGTGGCAAGCGCGCGCTCGACGGCGTCAGCTTCGAGGTCCCGCGCGGCCAGATCTTCGGGCTGCTCGGGCCAAACGGCGCGGGCAAGTCGACGCTGATCAACATCCTGGCAGGGCTGGTCAACAAGACTGAGGGCCGCGCGACGATCTGGGGCTTCGACATCGATGCGCACCCGCGCAACGCCAAGGCGAGCATCGGCATCGTCAACCAGGAGATCACCTTCGATCCCTTCTTCACCCCGCGCGAGACGCTGGAGATCCAGGCCGGGCTCTACGGCGTGCCCAAGGCGCAGCGCGATCCGATGGGCCTGCTGCGCGCCGTGCATCTCGAGGACAAGGCCAACGCCTATTCGCGCACGCTTTCGGGCGGCATGAAACGCCGGCTGATGGTCGCCAAGGCGATGGTCCATTCGCCCCCCGTCCTCGTCCTCGACGAGCCGACCGCGGGCGTCGACGTCGAACTCCGCCAGCAGCTCTGGGCCTATGTGAAGCAGTTGAACGCACGCGGCATCACCGTGGTGCTGACCACGCATTATCTGGAGGAAGCCGAGCAGCTCTGCGACCGCATCGCGATCATCAACCACGGCAAGCTCATCGCCAACAAGCCGACGCGCGAGCTGGTCGGCATGGCGCAGGAGAAGGTGGTCGAAGTGACGGTGGACCGCGATGTGCCGGTGCTGCCCGAAAATGCGTGCTTCCAGAAGATCGAATTGAAGGCCGAGCGGACCTTGGTGATCACGTATCGCAAGGACCAGGCGAATGCCGGCGAAGTGCTCGGCGCGGTCCAGGGCGGCGGCTACGGCATCGTCGACGTCTCTACCCGCGAGGCCGATTTGGAGGACGTGTTCCTCAATCTGACCCGGGCAAACGGCTGA
- a CDS encoding type 1 glutamine amidotransferase domain-containing protein, translating to MKILMVLTSHDTLGDTGKKTGFWLEEFAAPYYVFKDAGAEIVLASPAGGQPPLDPKSDEPDSQTEQTKRFKTDPDAQQALANTVRLDTIDEADFDTVFYPGGHGPLWDLAELDSSIRLIESFDRAGKPIAFVCHAPGVLRHVKGADGAPLVKGRRVAGFTNSEEAGVQLTDIVPFLVEDELNKLGARYEKGADWGPYVVIDGNLVTGQNPASSEEAAKELLKQLG from the coding sequence ATGAAGATCCTGATGGTCCTGACCTCCCACGACACGCTGGGCGACACCGGCAAGAAGACCGGTTTCTGGCTCGAGGAGTTCGCGGCCCCCTATTACGTCTTCAAGGATGCGGGCGCGGAGATCGTGCTGGCGTCGCCGGCCGGCGGGCAGCCCCCGCTCGACCCCAAGAGCGACGAGCCCGATTCCCAGACCGAGCAGACCAAGCGGTTCAAGACCGATCCGGACGCGCAGCAGGCGCTGGCGAACACCGTCCGACTCGACACCATCGACGAGGCGGACTTCGACACCGTCTTCTATCCCGGCGGTCACGGCCCGCTATGGGACCTAGCCGAACTGGACAGCTCGATCCGCCTGATCGAGAGCTTCGACCGGGCAGGCAAGCCGATCGCCTTTGTCTGCCACGCGCCCGGTGTGCTGCGCCACGTGAAGGGCGCGGACGGTGCGCCGCTGGTGAAAGGGCGCCGCGTGGCGGGCTTCACCAACTCCGAGGAAGCAGGGGTCCAGCTGACCGATATCGTGCCGTTCCTGGTGGAAGACGAACTCAACAAGCTCGGCGCCCGCTATGAGAAGGGCGCGGACTGGGGTCCCTATGTCGTGATCGATGGCAATCTGGTCACTGGCCAGAACCCGGCCAGCTCCGAAGAGGCGGCGAAGGAACTGCTCAAACAGCTCGGCTGA
- a CDS encoding PHB depolymerase family esterase, whose amino-acid sequence MRRQSLGFVGLVFAAAWTVPAAACTLGAPGTTQRVTIGHTGRSLLLHVPAGLKGRAPLVFALHGSGGDGAAILAGSKLEATSDAHGFVLAAPDAGIPVEKGFVWNIPGVPTIVGKVPGPQDADDVAFLGAAIDWLAAKGCADRRRVYATGLSGGGRMSSWLGCVASDHFAAIAPVVGLRAGNPSAADPRFSDAATCTPARTMPVIAFAGGKDGTNPIEGGGAGYWQYTMRKAEARWADLNGCQRPLPERTLESGVIERGYTDCRGGAEVVAHITPEAGHVWAADNDVMWAFLASKRR is encoded by the coding sequence ATGCGCCGCCAAAGCCTGGGTTTCGTCGGACTGGTGTTTGCCGCGGCGTGGACGGTCCCCGCCGCCGCCTGCACGCTCGGCGCGCCCGGCACGACCCAGCGCGTGACGATCGGCCATACCGGCCGGTCGCTGCTGCTCCACGTGCCCGCCGGGCTGAAGGGCAGGGCGCCGCTGGTCTTCGCGCTTCACGGCAGCGGGGGCGATGGCGCTGCGATCCTCGCCGGCTCGAAGCTCGAAGCGACCAGCGACGCGCACGGCTTCGTCCTAGCCGCGCCCGATGCCGGCATCCCGGTCGAAAAGGGCTTTGTCTGGAACATCCCCGGCGTGCCGACCATCGTGGGCAAGGTGCCGGGACCGCAGGATGCCGACGACGTCGCGTTCCTGGGCGCGGCGATCGACTGGCTGGCGGCTAAGGGGTGCGCCGATCGCCGCCGCGTCTATGCCACCGGGTTGTCGGGCGGCGGGCGAATGTCGTCCTGGCTCGGCTGCGTCGCGTCGGACCACTTTGCAGCGATCGCGCCGGTGGTCGGGCTACGCGCGGGCAACCCTTCCGCGGCGGACCCGCGTTTCTCCGATGCGGCAACCTGCACGCCCGCGCGGACGATGCCCGTCATTGCCTTTGCCGGGGGCAAGGACGGCACCAACCCGATCGAGGGCGGCGGCGCGGGATACTGGCAATACACGATGCGCAAGGCTGAGGCGCGCTGGGCCGATCTCAACGGGTGCCAGCGTCCGTTGCCGGAGCGCACGCTCGAAAGCGGCGTGATCGAGCGCGGCTACACCGACTGCCGCGGCGGCGCTGAGGTGGTCGCGCACATCACTCCGGAAGCCGGGCATGTCTGGGCCGCGGACAACGACGTGATGTGGGCATTCCTCGCAAGCAAAAGGCGGTGA
- the nadB gene encoding L-aspartate oxidase: protein MANDPHISDILVIGSGAAGLTAALNLASRFKVTVIAKGALNEGSTAWAQGGIAAVLEPGDTFENHIEDTIVAGAGLNDRATVEMVVENAPAAIERLAKLGVPFNTDKGALHLTREGGHSHRRIVHVDDATGWAVQEALLKAARANPNITLVPDMVVIDLATSRHEARYSGAGNVWGVYAFNRATNRVELFTANATVLATGGAGRTYLFSTAPRGATGDGIAMAWRAGCRISNMEFMQFHPTCLYNLEVKNFLITEAVRGEGGRLINPQTGKRFMTDYDPARMELAPRDVVARANDAEIKRDGLDYVHLDISHMGPDFVKQHFPTIHARLLDLDIDMTREPIPVVPAQHYTCGGVVVDRDGRTDLPNLYAAGEVSQSGLHGANRLASNSLLECFVFGEAVANHITANWSDLAPPPPIRPWDESRVTDSDEEVVIKQNWTEIRRFMWNYVGIVRSTKRLERAQHRIQMLRGEVNDYYGHFRVTADLIELRNLLESADLIVRSALHRKESRGLHYTLDYPETLDVAVDTILVP, encoded by the coding sequence ATGGCGAACGATCCTCATATTTCAGACATCCTCGTCATCGGCTCCGGCGCGGCAGGGCTTACCGCGGCGCTCAACCTCGCGTCGCGCTTCAAGGTCACCGTGATTGCCAAGGGCGCGCTCAACGAAGGATCGACGGCCTGGGCGCAGGGCGGAATCGCCGCGGTGCTCGAACCCGGCGACACCTTCGAGAACCATATCGAGGACACGATCGTCGCGGGCGCCGGGCTCAACGACCGCGCCACCGTCGAGATGGTGGTGGAGAATGCCCCCGCCGCGATCGAGCGGCTGGCGAAGCTCGGCGTGCCGTTCAATACCGACAAGGGTGCACTCCACCTCACCCGCGAGGGCGGGCACAGCCATCGCCGCATCGTCCATGTCGACGACGCCACCGGCTGGGCCGTGCAGGAGGCGCTGCTCAAGGCGGCGCGCGCCAATCCCAATATCACCCTCGTCCCCGATATGGTGGTGATCGATCTCGCCACCAGCCGCCACGAGGCGCGCTATTCGGGCGCAGGGAATGTCTGGGGCGTCTATGCCTTCAACCGCGCGACCAACCGCGTCGAACTGTTCACTGCCAACGCCACCGTGCTGGCGACCGGCGGCGCGGGGCGGACGTACCTGTTCTCGACTGCGCCGCGCGGGGCGACCGGCGACGGCATCGCGATGGCATGGCGCGCGGGGTGCCGCATCTCCAACATGGAATTCATGCAGTTCCACCCGACCTGCCTTTACAATCTCGAGGTCAAGAACTTCCTGATCACCGAGGCAGTGCGCGGCGAAGGCGGGCGGCTGATCAACCCGCAGACCGGCAAGCGCTTCATGACCGACTACGACCCCGCGCGGATGGAGTTGGCACCACGCGACGTAGTGGCGCGGGCGAACGACGCCGAGATCAAGCGCGATGGCCTCGACTATGTCCATCTCGACATCAGCCATATGGGCCCGGATTTCGTGAAGCAGCACTTCCCGACGATCCACGCCCGGCTGCTCGATCTCGACATCGACATGACCCGCGAGCCGATCCCGGTCGTCCCCGCCCAGCATTACACTTGTGGCGGCGTGGTGGTGGACCGCGACGGGCGCACCGACCTGCCCAATCTCTATGCCGCAGGCGAAGTCAGCCAGTCGGGGCTGCATGGCGCCAATCGCCTCGCCTCCAATTCGCTGCTCGAATGCTTCGTGTTCGGCGAGGCGGTGGCCAACCACATCACCGCGAACTGGAGCGATCTCGCCCCGCCCCCGCCCATTCGCCCTTGGGACGAGAGCCGCGTCACCGATTCCGACGAGGAAGTGGTGATCAAGCAGAACTGGACCGAAATCCGCCGCTTCATGTGGAATTATGTCGGCATCGTCCGCTCGACCAAGCGGCTCGAGCGCGCCCAGCACCGCATCCAGATGCTCCGCGGCGAAGTGAACGACTATTACGGCCATTTCCGCGTGACCGCGGATCTGATCGAGCTGCGCAACCTGCTTGAGAGCGCCGACCTGATCGTCCGCTCGGCGCTCCATCGCAAGGAAAGCCGCGGGTTGCACTACACGCTCGATTATCCCGAGACGCTCGATGTGGCCGTGGACACCATCCTCGTGCCCTGA
- a CDS encoding serine hydrolase, producing the protein MGFSKVERALTLAGLGPAMLLGCAVHEDTQLAAYLPAPSYSVLMPFPSAKAATARPRVPAPVDLVTSIDSITRNFAGLAGIAVTSVDDGWIASNATASRPLPQQSVSKLWVAMTVLDAVDRGTVRLDDPLTITRSDFTLFHQPIAALVKGDVGYTTTVGEIMRRAMQMSDNTCNDKLLRLVGGPQAVRDFIARKQLGTIRFGPGEKLLQAGTAGLEWRPEYSMGNSFAVARSKLSADVRRAAYEAYIKDPPDGAAPIAIADSLARLQRGELLSPNSTAWLLATMGGAKTGKARVRGAVPPGWLYGHKTGTGQDLGSRTAGFNDVGILTAPDGRSYAVAVMIGDTARPIRERQLLMQAVASAIVAHHRPTGPIMAGARPSR; encoded by the coding sequence GTGGGTTTCTCAAAAGTCGAACGGGCATTGACCCTTGCCGGGCTTGGTCCGGCGATGTTGCTCGGCTGCGCCGTGCACGAAGATACGCAGCTCGCCGCCTATCTGCCGGCACCCAGCTACAGCGTGCTGATGCCCTTCCCGTCCGCCAAGGCAGCGACGGCCCGGCCGCGCGTGCCGGCACCGGTCGATCTGGTGACGAGCATCGACTCCATCACCCGCAATTTCGCCGGGCTGGCCGGTATCGCCGTCACCAGCGTCGATGATGGCTGGATCGCCAGCAACGCCACCGCCAGCCGCCCGCTGCCGCAGCAGAGCGTGAGCAAGCTGTGGGTGGCGATGACCGTGCTCGACGCCGTCGATCGCGGCACGGTGCGGCTCGATGATCCGCTTACGATCACGCGGTCGGATTTCACGCTGTTCCACCAGCCGATTGCGGCGCTGGTCAAGGGCGATGTCGGGTACACCACCACCGTCGGCGAGATCATGCGCCGCGCGATGCAGATGAGCGACAACACCTGCAACGACAAGCTGCTGCGCCTGGTCGGCGGGCCGCAGGCGGTGCGCGACTTCATTGCGCGCAAGCAGCTGGGCACGATCCGCTTCGGCCCCGGCGAGAAACTGCTCCAGGCGGGCACTGCGGGCCTCGAATGGCGCCCCGAATATTCGATGGGGAATAGTTTTGCCGTCGCCCGCTCCAAGCTTTCGGCCGATGTGCGCCGCGCGGCGTACGAAGCCTATATCAAGGATCCGCCAGACGGCGCGGCGCCGATCGCGATCGCCGATTCGCTTGCGCGGCTTCAGCGCGGCGAGCTGCTTTCGCCGAATTCGACCGCGTGGCTGCTCGCCACGATGGGCGGCGCCAAGACTGGCAAGGCACGGGTGCGCGGCGCGGTTCCGCCGGGCTGGCTCTATGGCCACAAGACCGGTACCGGCCAGGATCTCGGCAGCCGCACCGCGGGCTTCAACGATGTCGGCATCCTGACTGCGCCCGACGGCCGCTCCTATGCCGTCGCAGTGATGATCGGCGACACCGCGCGCCCGATCCGCGAGCGCCAGTTGCTGATGCAGGCAGTGGCGAGCGCGATCGTCGCGCATCACCGCCCGACCGGCCCGATCATGGCAGGCGCCCGCCCTTCGCGGTGA
- a CDS encoding 2OG-Fe(II) oxygenase, whose product MTDTIDWTAAAEALDTNGWAVLPGLLDPETSAQVAALYDAPELFRSQVIMARHGFGRGEYRYFAYPLPDPVQDLRTRLYPPLAGLANRWHARMGIERRFPESHAEWLAQCHAAGQTRPTPLLLRYGPGDYNCLHQDLYGDHVFPLQLAVLLSEPGCDFAGGEFLLTEQRPRMQSRAAVVPLRQGDTVIFAVNQRPVRGGKGDYRVTMRHGVSAVHIGRRHTLGIIFHDAS is encoded by the coding sequence ATGACCGATACCATCGACTGGACCGCCGCCGCCGAGGCGCTAGACACCAATGGCTGGGCAGTGCTGCCCGGGCTTCTCGACCCCGAGACTTCCGCACAGGTCGCGGCACTCTATGACGCGCCCGAGCTCTTCCGCAGCCAGGTGATCATGGCCCGTCACGGCTTCGGCCGCGGCGAATATCGCTATTTCGCCTATCCGCTGCCCGATCCCGTGCAGGACCTTCGCACCCGGCTCTATCCCCCGCTCGCCGGCCTCGCCAATCGCTGGCACGCCCGGATGGGAATCGAGCGACGCTTCCCCGAATCCCATGCCGAGTGGCTCGCCCAATGCCATGCCGCCGGGCAGACGCGGCCGACGCCGTTGCTCCTCCGCTACGGGCCCGGCGATTATAATTGCCTGCATCAGGATCTGTACGGCGACCATGTCTTCCCGCTCCAGCTCGCGGTATTGCTCTCCGAACCGGGGTGCGACTTCGCCGGCGGCGAATTCCTCCTGACCGAACAGCGCCCGCGGATGCAGTCGCGCGCGGCGGTGGTGCCGCTCCGCCAAGGCGATACAGTGATATTCGCAGTCAACCAGCGCCCGGTACGTGGCGGCAAGGGCGATTACCGCGTGACGATGCGCCACGGGGTAAGCGCAGTGCATATCGGCCGGCGGCATACGCTCGGGATCATCTTCCACGACGCCAGCTAA